Proteins encoded in a region of the Populus alba chromosome 13, ASM523922v2, whole genome shotgun sequence genome:
- the LOC118040150 gene encoding xanthohumol 4-O-methyltransferase — MASQEAEALFKSQVEISQLVLGFADSMVLKCAVELRLADIINSHGRPISVSQIASGINNSPSSDISYLARIMRYLVRKEIFTAHPPSDGGETLFGLNQKSRLLIHDSERSLASTVIMQLNPSFLAPWYCLSQCIKEGGTAFSKAHGCEVWDLASRNPEVNRNFNEAMACTSKIVMTAILSQYKDGFNNIRSLVDVAGGTGGNVAEIVRAYPHIKGINLDLPHVVATAPKYEGVSHVAGNMFDAIPNADAIFMKGQCPRILHDWTDESCVEILRNCKKAIPEKTGKLIIADIVLKTDDHCDKLDGIRMAMDLVMFALTCGKERTEQEWKKLLEEGGFYRYKIIKIPALESIIEAYPE; from the exons ATGGCATCACAAGAGGCAGAGGCATTGTTCAAAAGCCAAGTTGAAATATCTCAACTCGTGCTTGGTTTTGCTGATTCTATGGTTTTAAAGTGTGCGGTGGAGCTTAGACTGGCAGATATAATAAATTCTCACGGTCGTCCAATCTCTGTGTCCCAAATAGCTTCAG GTATTAATAACTCACCTAGCTCGGACATTTCTTATCTTGCTCGTATCATGAGATATTTGGtcagaaaagaaatttttacTGCACACCCCCCATCAGATGGAGGAGAAACACTCTTTGGGCTGAATCAAAAATCAAGATTGCTAATACATGACTCTGAACGAAGCCTCGCTTCTACAGTAATCATGCAACTCAATCCATCCTTCCTAGCACCGTGGTATTGCTTGAGCCAATGTATCAAAGAAGGTGGCACCGCTTTCTCGAAGGCTCATGGCTGTGAAGTGTGGGATCTTGCGTCTCGAAATCCTGAGGTCAACAGGAATTTCAATGAGGCCATGGCATGCACATCAAAGATCGTGATGACGGCAATTTTGTCACAATACAAAGATGGTTTCAACAATATTAGATCACTGGTGGATGTTGCTGGTGGTACTGGAGGAAATGTAGCAGAGATTGTCAGGGCCTACCCACACATTAAAGGAATAAACTTAGATCTGCCACACGTTGTAGCAACAGCACCAAAATATGAAGGAGTTTCCCATGTTGCAGGAAATATGTTTGACGCTATTCCTAATGCTGATGCAATTTTCATGAAAGGTCAGTGCCct CGGATATTGCATGATTGGACCGATGAATCATGCGTTGAAATTTTGAGAAATTGCAAGAAAGCAATACCTGAAAAAACTGGAAAGCTTATCATAGCTGATATAGTTCTAAAAACAGATGATCATTGTGATAAACTTGATGGTATAAGAATGGCAATGGATTTAGTGATGTTTGCACTCACTTGTGGGAAGGAGAGAACTGAGCAAGAATGGAAGAAATTATTAGAGGAAGGAGGCTTCTATCGCTATAAAATCATCAAGATTCCAGCTTTGGAATCTATTATCGAGGCTTATCCAGAGTGA